One stretch of Streptomyces sp. NBC_01363 DNA includes these proteins:
- a CDS encoding MFS transporter, with amino-acid sequence MPHLIPDTGPQRVITASNFVYTISSGLYLTAGVLYFTQAVHLPAAQVGIGLGIAGCVSLVMGVAAGHLADRHGARGVYAIALVVRALATACFLLVDSFWPFVLAVCAATGAQAAGVAARSPLIRHYGGDWPQRFRARLRAVTNIGVSLGALLAGWAVQVGTRTAYQLLVVGIAIACAASAAVLVLLPAVMPGPVVDGPRRVALRDRPYLLITALDGIMAIQFKVLTVAVPLWLVKAITAPHWLISGTMLVNTFIVIAFQVRASRTIDSPAAGAGAYRRSGLAFLVSCSLLSLTAGMPQWAAATLLMVAVVIHTIGELWHSAAGFEVSFALAPQHATGQYLGVFGLGAGLAEALGPSLLISLCITWGRPGWYVVGALFTVTGLMAPLAVRRAEYRQRSRPTHIEALGKAPVD; translated from the coding sequence GTGCCCCACCTGATACCGGATACCGGTCCGCAGCGCGTCATCACCGCTTCGAACTTCGTCTACACCATCAGCAGCGGCCTCTATCTGACCGCCGGGGTGCTGTACTTCACCCAGGCGGTTCATCTTCCGGCCGCCCAGGTGGGGATCGGACTCGGCATCGCCGGATGCGTCTCGCTCGTCATGGGCGTGGCCGCCGGCCATCTCGCCGACCGACATGGCGCACGGGGCGTCTACGCGATCGCCCTCGTCGTCCGGGCACTGGCGACGGCCTGCTTCCTCCTGGTGGACAGCTTCTGGCCGTTCGTCCTCGCGGTATGCGCGGCCACCGGGGCGCAGGCCGCCGGGGTGGCCGCCCGCTCCCCGCTCATCAGGCATTACGGAGGGGACTGGCCGCAGAGGTTCCGTGCCCGTCTCCGTGCCGTCACCAACATCGGCGTCTCCCTCGGCGCCCTGCTCGCGGGCTGGGCCGTCCAGGTCGGCACCCGTACCGCCTACCAACTCCTGGTCGTCGGCATCGCGATCGCCTGCGCGGCTTCCGCGGCCGTCCTCGTCCTGCTTCCCGCGGTCATGCCCGGACCCGTCGTCGACGGCCCTCGCCGGGTCGCCCTGCGGGATCGGCCCTACCTTCTGATCACCGCGCTCGACGGCATCATGGCCATCCAGTTCAAGGTGCTCACCGTGGCCGTTCCGCTCTGGCTGGTCAAGGCCATCACCGCCCCGCACTGGCTCATTTCGGGCACCATGCTCGTCAACACCTTCATCGTCATCGCATTTCAGGTGCGGGCCAGCCGCACCATCGACTCCCCCGCAGCCGGCGCAGGCGCCTACCGCCGATCGGGCCTGGCCTTCCTCGTCTCCTGCTCGCTGCTCTCGCTGACCGCGGGGATGCCGCAGTGGGCCGCGGCCACGCTGCTCATGGTCGCGGTGGTGATCCACACGATCGGTGAGCTGTGGCACTCCGCCGCAGGCTTCGAGGTGTCCTTCGCCCTCGCACCGCAGCACGCCACCGGCCAGTACCTGGGCGTTTTCGGCCTGGGCGCGGGCCTGGCCGAAGCACTCGGGCCGAGCCTGCTCATCTCGCTCTGCATCACCTGGGGCCGCCCCGGGTGGTACGTCGTGGGAGCCCTGTTCACCGTGACCGGCCTCATGGCACCCCTTGCCGTCCGCCGGGCGGAGTACCGGCAGCGGTCCCGGCCCACACACATCGAAGCCCTCGGCAAGGCACCGGTCGACTGA
- a CDS encoding MFS transporter: MIRDASHYRWIVLGIATFTQAASGFFVQGIGAMGIHLQRDLDLSTAQLGLLISAAQLVPLVGLLVAGELLDRYDERWVVGVGACVVAVGLCAGGLAPGYGALLCVLLVVGAGYSTVQPGGSKSVASWFDASRRGLAMGIRQAGLPLGAALASAVLPLLAVAHGWRSTLVAGGLVALLGAAVFMGCYRRPPARAVPQSEAPRASLGRQLGDRLRMLREPSMANIMLSGTSLISVQCGVGILTVLYLHETASVDAGPAALVLVVAQGAGVVGRICLAARSDRSSSGRYASVMICMAAAILGMVVLMTPLGRSPVIACSVLVWLGFFGFGWYGPWVAYVIESAPPGRTGFALGLAMSVNQVAIVVVPPALGLLKDVTHSFVPAWGVLTTMTAVALIVSAGAERRHSHEPPRCGPVTTPPGHSTARES, translated from the coding sequence TTGATACGCGACGCTTCCCACTACCGCTGGATCGTCCTCGGCATCGCCACCTTCACCCAGGCGGCATCCGGCTTCTTCGTGCAGGGCATCGGGGCAATGGGCATCCACCTTCAGCGGGACCTCGATCTGAGCACGGCTCAGTTGGGTCTGCTGATCTCGGCAGCCCAGTTGGTTCCGTTGGTCGGTCTGCTGGTGGCGGGAGAGTTGCTGGACCGCTACGACGAGCGCTGGGTCGTCGGGGTGGGCGCCTGCGTGGTCGCCGTGGGGCTGTGCGCGGGAGGCCTCGCGCCGGGCTACGGGGCCCTGCTCTGCGTCCTGCTGGTCGTGGGCGCGGGATACAGCACCGTTCAGCCAGGTGGGAGCAAATCGGTGGCGTCCTGGTTCGACGCTTCCCGGCGCGGGTTGGCGATGGGCATCCGCCAGGCGGGTCTGCCACTGGGCGCCGCGCTCGCCTCAGCGGTGCTCCCCCTCCTCGCGGTCGCTCACGGCTGGCGGTCGACGCTCGTGGCCGGTGGACTCGTCGCGCTGCTGGGGGCCGCCGTCTTCATGGGCTGCTACCGCAGGCCGCCCGCGCGAGCCGTCCCGCAGAGCGAAGCGCCGCGTGCCTCGCTCGGGCGGCAACTCGGGGACCGGCTGAGGATGTTACGCGAACCGTCCATGGCGAACATCATGTTGTCCGGGACGAGCCTGATCTCGGTGCAGTGCGGCGTAGGCATCCTGACGGTGCTGTACCTCCATGAGACGGCGTCCGTCGACGCCGGCCCGGCGGCCCTGGTCCTGGTGGTGGCCCAAGGGGCAGGCGTCGTGGGCCGTATCTGCCTGGCCGCCCGGAGCGATCGCAGCAGTTCCGGACGGTATGCCTCCGTCATGATCTGCATGGCCGCCGCGATCTTGGGGATGGTGGTGCTGATGACACCTCTGGGGCGATCACCGGTAATCGCCTGCTCCGTGCTCGTCTGGCTCGGGTTCTTCGGATTCGGCTGGTACGGCCCCTGGGTCGCCTACGTGATCGAGTCGGCTCCGCCGGGCAGGACCGGCTTCGCCCTCGGTCTGGCCATGTCCGTCAACCAGGTCGCCATCGTCGTGGTTCCGCCCGCGCTCGGCCTGCTCAAGGACGTCACGCACAGCTTCGTACCGGCGTGGGGCGTCCTCACCACGATGACCGCTGTTGCCCTGATCGTCTCGGCCGGCGCAGAGCGTCGGCACAGCCACGAGCCGCCTCGATGCGGGCCAGTCACCACACCGCCCGGACACAGCACGGCCCGAGAGAGCTGA
- a CDS encoding GNAT family N-acetyltransferase → MTQRTGDPAAVRQAVEDDIAELVRLRVMLFENLGGDFFDPASGGNDWLDVLAVVLKEQLAADAVRILVVEGGSGLAACGIGTIEQRLPGPHLRNGRIGQVIGVVTDPAYRRLGHSRSIMQCLLDWFRESDVARVDLYASAGGEPLYRELGFTSHPDPSLYWRP, encoded by the coding sequence ATGACACAACGCACTGGAGACCCCGCAGCCGTACGGCAGGCGGTGGAGGACGACATCGCGGAGCTTGTACGCCTGCGGGTGATGCTGTTCGAGAATCTCGGCGGCGACTTCTTCGACCCCGCGTCAGGAGGCAACGACTGGCTGGACGTCCTCGCCGTGGTGCTGAAGGAGCAGTTGGCCGCGGATGCCGTACGCATCCTTGTCGTGGAGGGTGGGAGCGGCCTCGCCGCCTGTGGGATCGGCACGATCGAGCAACGGCTGCCCGGCCCGCACCTGCGCAATGGCCGGATCGGGCAGGTGATCGGTGTGGTCACCGACCCGGCGTACCGGCGGCTCGGTCACAGCCGCTCGATCATGCAGTGCCTGCTCGACTGGTTCCGGGAGAGCGACGTCGCCCGAGTCGACCTCTATGCCTCCGCCGGGGGTGAACCGCTCTATCGCGAGCTCGGCTTCACCAGCCACCCCGACCCGTCGCTGTACTGGCGCCCGTGA